A window of the Microvirga terrae genome harbors these coding sequences:
- a CDS encoding leucyl aminopeptidase family protein — protein MPHPLLASANDTSKPIWLVNEQTWPEIVGQLPPIAQAFAKAQGFEGKAGSHCLLPDTDGGLAGVVFGLNGADSRHSDPFLVGKLPTLLPDGIYRLETGAPDPTLATLAWLLGSYSFDRYRRRSEKSVRLVTPDGVDAEEVSHIAHAVVTSRDLVNTPTSDLGPDGIEAAAGELAERHGASFTSIVGDDLLAQNFPMIHAVGRASITPPRLIDFTWGKADAPRVTLVGKGVAFDTGGLDIKPASSMLLMRKDMGGAAATLALASMIMDAGLPVRLRVLIPAVENSISSNAFRPGDILPSRKGITVEIGNTDAEGRLILADALALADEESPDLLVDFATLTGAARVALGPELPPFYTDDDALAADIARHGTAVNDPVWRMPLWTPYQSQLDSKFADMNNTGGPMGGSITAALFLRRFVSSAKAHVHFDIFAWNNSTKPARPEGGEVQAARAMYALVKERYGA, from the coding sequence ATGCCCCATCCCCTCCTCGCCTCCGCGAACGACACGTCGAAGCCCATCTGGCTCGTCAACGAGCAGACCTGGCCGGAGATCGTCGGGCAGCTGCCGCCGATCGCGCAAGCCTTCGCGAAGGCGCAGGGCTTCGAGGGCAAGGCCGGGAGCCACTGCCTGCTCCCCGATACGGACGGTGGCCTCGCGGGCGTCGTCTTCGGCCTCAACGGCGCGGATTCCAGGCACAGCGATCCGTTTCTGGTCGGCAAGCTTCCGACCCTTCTGCCGGACGGCATCTACCGCCTCGAGACCGGCGCGCCGGATCCGACGCTCGCCACCCTCGCCTGGCTTCTGGGCAGCTACAGCTTCGACCGCTACCGCCGCCGCAGCGAGAAGTCCGTTCGCCTCGTGACGCCCGACGGCGTCGATGCCGAGGAGGTTTCGCATATCGCCCATGCGGTGGTCACGAGCCGCGACCTCGTCAACACGCCCACCAGCGATCTCGGCCCCGACGGCATCGAAGCCGCCGCAGGTGAACTGGCCGAGCGGCATGGAGCCTCCTTCACCAGCATCGTCGGTGACGATCTGCTGGCGCAGAACTTTCCGATGATCCATGCGGTCGGACGCGCCTCCATCACGCCGCCGCGCCTGATCGATTTCACCTGGGGCAAGGCGGACGCGCCGCGCGTCACACTGGTGGGCAAGGGTGTGGCGTTTGATACCGGCGGTCTCGACATCAAGCCCGCCTCCTCGATGCTGCTCATGCGCAAGGACATGGGGGGCGCGGCCGCCACCCTCGCGCTCGCCTCGATGATCATGGATGCCGGACTGCCGGTGCGTCTGCGCGTCCTCATCCCGGCGGTCGAGAACTCCATCTCCAGCAATGCCTTCCGCCCCGGCGACATTCTGCCGAGCCGCAAGGGCATCACGGTCGAGATCGGCAACACCGATGCGGAAGGTCGGCTCATCCTGGCCGATGCGCTGGCACTGGCGGACGAGGAGAGCCCCGATCTCCTGGTCGATTTCGCCACGCTCACGGGCGCTGCCCGCGTGGCGCTCGGTCCCGAGCTGCCGCCCTTCTACACCGATGACGATGCACTGGCGGCCGACATCGCCCGCCACGGGACGGCGGTGAACGACCCCGTCTGGCGCATGCCGCTCTGGACGCCCTATCAGAGCCAGCTCGATTCCAAGTTCGCCGATATGAACAACACCGGTGGGCCCATGGGGGGCTCGATCACGGCGGCCCTGTTCCTGCGGCGCTTCGTGTCGTCGGCCAAGGCGCATGTGCATTTCGACATCTTCGCCTGGAACAATTCCACCAAGCCCGCCCGGCCCGAAGGCGGCGAGGTGCAGGCGGCGCGCGCGATGTATGCTCTCGTGAAGGAGCGCTATGGCGCCTGA
- a CDS encoding cation diffusion facilitator family transporter gives MDAHHHSAGRQHHGHSHAPQAGHERAFAIGIMLNLAFVAIEAGYGFWADSMALLSDAGHNLSDVLGLAIAWGAALLARRGPTERFTYGLRSSSILAALFNALLLLVAVGGILWESVQRLIEPTPVAAGTMMVVAAIGILVNGFTAFLFMGGQHDLNIRGAFLHMVADAAVSLGVVLGGLAILWTGADWIDPVLSLVIAAVIVWGTWGLLKQSLALSLHGVPHGIAVPAVRRSLEAMPGVARVHHLHVWAVSTTETAMTAHLVMPGGHPGDRFLAEAQRELRAHFGIGHATLQIEIHRPGTDDHGQECPLDQHVHAHEGHDHGGHPHP, from the coding sequence CGGCATCATGCTCAATCTCGCCTTCGTGGCCATCGAGGCGGGATACGGCTTCTGGGCCGATTCCATGGCCCTGCTCTCGGATGCCGGCCATAACTTGAGCGACGTGCTCGGCCTCGCCATCGCGTGGGGCGCGGCCCTGCTCGCGCGGCGCGGACCCACCGAGCGGTTCACCTACGGGCTGCGCTCGAGCTCTATCCTGGCCGCCTTGTTCAACGCCCTCCTCCTGCTGGTCGCGGTGGGCGGCATCCTCTGGGAATCCGTCCAGCGGCTGATCGAGCCGACGCCGGTCGCGGCCGGCACCATGATGGTCGTGGCCGCCATTGGCATTCTCGTGAACGGGTTCACGGCGTTCCTGTTCATGGGCGGCCAGCACGACCTCAACATCCGCGGCGCGTTCCTCCACATGGTGGCGGATGCGGCCGTGTCCCTTGGGGTCGTTCTCGGAGGCCTCGCCATCCTCTGGACCGGAGCCGATTGGATCGATCCGGTTCTGAGCCTCGTCATCGCGGCCGTCATCGTCTGGGGAACCTGGGGGTTGCTGAAGCAGTCTCTGGCGCTGTCCCTCCACGGCGTGCCGCACGGCATCGCCGTGCCGGCGGTGCGGCGATCGCTCGAAGCGATGCCGGGCGTCGCCCGGGTCCACCACCTCCATGTCTGGGCGGTGAGCACCACCGAGACGGCGATGACGGCTCATCTCGTCATGCCCGGCGGGCATCCGGGCGACCGCTTTCTGGCGGAGGCCCAGCGGGAGCTGAGAGCCCATTTCGGGATCGGGCACGCGACCCTTCAGATCGAGATCCACCGGCCGGGGACCGACGATCACGGCCAGGAATGCCCGCTCGATCAGCATGTCCATGCCCATGAGGGGCACGATCATGGGGGACACCCCCACCCTTAG
- a CDS encoding GTP cyclohydrolase II, which produces MTSPNRSTHIRLTSHPEPNAGTIKHPIKWGAKDPQERGPIIGTVTNPADRNVIGAHGGSYSLYRALAISARALNPLARPDLHNTHPTAEIGPHPQWFEPGRIVSLDPWGHLVGEVYKDEIAGGLDIRPSIAVTKARLNMPEILGAMGAKRLKADGGFLHESGDISVTKIAVDPVWYLPGIAQRFGCSEGELRRTLFEQTGGMFPELVTRPDMSVFLPPIGNTTVYVVGDVSRLSDPKTRIACRVHDECNGSDVFGSDICTCRPYLVHGIEECVREAQEGGVGVIAYNRKEGRALGEVTKFLVYNARKRQEGGDQASTYFERTECVAGVQDARFQQLMPDVLQWLGIRRIDRLMSMSNMKYDAITGSGIEVVERVPIPAELVPPDAQVELEAKKAAGYYTPDGAPDASELERVKGRDLERF; this is translated from the coding sequence ATGACCTCGCCTAACCGCTCGACCCATATCCGGCTCACCTCCCATCCCGAGCCGAATGCCGGCACCATCAAGCATCCGATCAAGTGGGGAGCGAAGGATCCCCAGGAGCGCGGCCCGATCATCGGGACCGTGACCAATCCGGCCGACCGCAACGTGATCGGCGCCCACGGCGGCTCCTACTCCCTCTACCGGGCGCTCGCCATCTCGGCACGGGCGCTCAACCCCTTGGCACGGCCCGATCTTCACAACACCCATCCGACCGCCGAGATCGGTCCGCATCCGCAGTGGTTCGAGCCGGGCAGGATCGTGTCCCTCGATCCCTGGGGCCATCTGGTCGGCGAGGTCTACAAGGACGAGATCGCCGGCGGTCTCGACATCCGCCCGAGCATCGCAGTCACCAAAGCGCGCCTCAACATGCCCGAGATCCTCGGCGCCATGGGGGCGAAGCGCTTGAAGGCCGACGGCGGCTTCCTGCACGAATCCGGCGACATCTCGGTCACGAAGATCGCGGTCGATCCGGTCTGGTACCTGCCCGGCATCGCCCAGCGCTTCGGCTGCTCCGAGGGCGAGTTGCGCCGTACCCTGTTCGAGCAGACCGGCGGCATGTTCCCGGAGCTCGTCACCCGGCCCGACATGAGTGTGTTCCTGCCGCCGATCGGCAACACCACGGTCTACGTGGTCGGCGACGTGTCGCGCCTGAGCGACCCGAAGACCCGCATCGCCTGCCGGGTCCACGACGAATGCAACGGCTCGGACGTGTTCGGCTCCGACATCTGCACCTGCCGCCCCTACCTCGTGCACGGCATCGAGGAATGCGTGCGGGAAGCCCAGGAGGGTGGCGTCGGCGTGATCGCTTACAACCGCAAGGAAGGCCGGGCGCTCGGAGAAGTCACCAAGTTCCTCGTGTACAATGCCCGAAAGCGGCAGGAAGGCGGCGACCAGGCCTCCACCTATTTCGAACGCACCGAATGCGTGGCAGGCGTGCAGGACGCGCGCTTCCAGCAGCTGATGCCTGACGTTCTGCAATGGCTCGGCATCCGGCGCATCGACAGGCTCATGTCCATGTCGAACATGAAGTACGACGCCATCACCGGATCGGGCATCGAGGTGGTCGAGCGCGTGCCGATCCCGGCCGAGCTGGTGCCCCCGGATGCACAGGTGGAACTGGAGGCCAAGAAGGCTGCCGGCTACTACACGCCCGATGGCGCGCCGGATGCATCGGAACTCGAGCGCGTGAAGGGCCGCGATCTGGAGCGGTTCTGA
- the upp gene encoding uracil phosphoribosyltransferase, with product MQGVTVVDHPLVQHKLTLMRDRERSTKGFRQLLNEIGMLLCYEVTRDLPMERIQIETPLTTMEGAQIAGKKLVFAPILRAGVGFLDGMLTLVPAARVAHIGLYRDPESLQAVEYYFKAPSDLADRMVLVLDPMLATANSAVAAIDRLKERGAKDLRFVCLLAAPEGIEKLRGAHPDVDIWTASIDERLNDHGYIVPGLGDAGDRMYGTR from the coding sequence ATGCAGGGCGTCACGGTGGTCGATCATCCGCTGGTTCAGCACAAGCTGACCCTGATGCGGGACAGGGAGCGCTCGACGAAAGGCTTCCGCCAGCTCCTCAACGAAATCGGCATGCTGCTCTGCTACGAGGTCACCCGCGACCTGCCCATGGAGCGCATCCAGATCGAGACGCCGCTCACCACCATGGAAGGCGCGCAGATCGCCGGCAAGAAGCTCGTTTTCGCCCCCATCCTGCGCGCGGGCGTCGGCTTCCTCGACGGCATGCTCACACTGGTGCCCGCCGCCCGTGTGGCCCATATCGGCCTCTACCGGGATCCGGAATCCCTCCAGGCCGTGGAATACTACTTCAAGGCTCCCTCGGACCTTGCCGACCGCATGGTTCTGGTACTCGACCCGATGCTGGCAACGGCCAACTCCGCGGTGGCGGCCATCGACCGGCTGAAGGAGCGCGGCGCCAAGGACCTGCGCTTCGTCTGCCTGCTCGCGGCGCCCGAGGGCATCGAGAAGCTGCGCGGCGCGCATCCGGACGTAGATATCTGGACCGCGTCCATCGACGAGCGCCTCAACGACCACGGCTATATCGTGCCGGGCCTCGGCGATGCCGGCGACCGGATGTACGGAACGCGCTAA
- a CDS encoding 2-dehydro-3-deoxygalactonokinase, producing the protein MRFIVADWGTTRFRGYLIEDETILDQVSSNEGVSALQKGQHRDVFLRQCGHWLKAEPDAPVLLVGMVGSREGWVEAPYATCPAGPAEIARALVPVNLENGRQGYIIPGLFCEPAPGAADVMRGEETLVLGAGIENGLICSAGTHPKWIEMRNGRIERFATYMTGEMYALLREHSMIGRPATEPEDPKGFDLGMDAAERNSGANRVGLLHLLFSARASVVSGRMNSNLLAPYLSGLLTGDEINGALAQFGRPDSVTILAAPERAELYIQALKRHGIAAETKDTQQALIAGLARVVRQHALG; encoded by the coding sequence TTGCGCTTCATCGTCGCCGATTGGGGAACGACCCGCTTTCGTGGCTACTTGATCGAGGACGAGACCATCCTCGACCAGGTCTCGTCGAACGAGGGCGTCTCGGCCCTGCAAAAGGGCCAGCACCGCGACGTGTTCCTGCGTCAGTGCGGGCACTGGCTGAAGGCCGAGCCGGATGCGCCGGTGCTGCTCGTCGGCATGGTGGGAAGCCGCGAGGGCTGGGTCGAGGCGCCTTACGCCACCTGCCCGGCCGGCCCGGCCGAGATCGCCCGGGCGCTCGTGCCGGTGAATCTGGAGAACGGCCGGCAGGGCTACATCATTCCCGGCCTGTTCTGCGAGCCCGCCCCCGGCGCGGCCGACGTAATGCGCGGCGAGGAGACACTGGTTCTCGGCGCCGGCATCGAGAACGGATTGATCTGCTCGGCGGGCACCCATCCGAAATGGATCGAGATGAGGAACGGGCGCATCGAGCGCTTCGCCACCTACATGACCGGCGAGATGTACGCGCTCCTGCGCGAGCACTCCATGATCGGCCGGCCGGCCACCGAGCCGGAAGACCCGAAGGGCTTCGACCTCGGCATGGACGCCGCGGAGCGCAATAGCGGCGCGAACAGGGTCGGCCTGCTCCACCTCCTGTTCAGCGCCCGCGCCTCCGTGGTGTCGGGGCGGATGAACAGCAATCTTCTGGCGCCTTATCTCTCCGGTTTGCTGACCGGCGACGAGATCAACGGGGCGCTGGCGCAGTTCGGCCGCCCCGACTCCGTCACCATCCTGGCCGCGCCGGAGCGCGCCGAGCTCTACATCCAAGCCCTCAAGCGCCACGGCATCGCGGCGGAGACGAAGGACACGCAGCAGGCCCTCATCGCCGGCTTGGCCCGGGTCGTCCGGCAGCACGCCCTGGGCTGA
- a CDS encoding phosphopentomutase, with the protein MPRALLIVLDSVGIGGAEDADVYGDAGADTVGHIAEACAAGRGDQAGLREGPLRLPHLTTLGLGAACEASSGRVPPGLAPQIALKGSPKGFWGYGVETSRGKDTPSGHWEIAGVPVTFDWGYFPNTVPTFPEELTAAFVARGALPGILGNKHASGTAVIDEFGAEHMRTGKPIFYTSVDSVLQIAAHEETFGLERLYELCRIGRELCDAYKIGRVIARPFVGSPEGGFRRTGNRKDFATPPPADTILDTLTKAGRPVVTVGKIGDIFAHRGTGREVKPNGNDACLSAAIAAMKDLPDGGFVFANLVDFDSEFGHRRDIPGYAAALEAFDRRIPEIEAALKDGDLVIITADHGNDPSWPGSDHTREHVPILSFGQGVTQGPIGRRESFADIGATVLHHLRLGVNNSGRSWLTQ; encoded by the coding sequence ATGCCTCGCGCTCTTCTCATCGTGCTCGATTCCGTCGGTATCGGCGGGGCCGAGGATGCGGACGTCTATGGCGATGCCGGCGCCGACACGGTCGGGCATATCGCCGAGGCCTGCGCGGCCGGCCGGGGCGACCAGGCGGGCCTCCGTGAGGGCCCGCTTCGGCTCCCGCACTTGACGACGCTCGGCCTCGGCGCGGCCTGCGAGGCCTCGTCGGGACGCGTGCCGCCCGGTCTGGCGCCGCAGATTGCCTTGAAGGGCTCTCCGAAAGGCTTCTGGGGTTACGGGGTCGAGACCTCCCGGGGCAAGGACACGCCCTCGGGCCATTGGGAGATCGCGGGCGTCCCCGTCACCTTCGACTGGGGCTACTTCCCCAACACGGTTCCGACCTTCCCGGAGGAACTGACTGCGGCGTTCGTCGCGCGCGGCGCACTTCCGGGCATTCTCGGCAACAAGCACGCCTCCGGCACCGCCGTCATCGACGAGTTCGGCGCGGAGCACATGCGCACCGGAAAGCCGATCTTCTACACGTCCGTCGACAGCGTACTGCAGATCGCCGCCCACGAGGAAACCTTCGGGCTGGAGCGGCTCTACGAGCTCTGCCGGATCGGGCGCGAGCTCTGCGACGCCTACAAGATCGGCCGCGTGATCGCCCGCCCCTTCGTCGGCTCGCCCGAGGGTGGTTTCAGGCGCACCGGCAACCGCAAGGACTTCGCCACGCCGCCGCCGGCCGACACCATCCTGGACACGTTGACGAAGGCCGGGCGCCCGGTGGTCACGGTCGGCAAGATCGGCGACATCTTCGCCCATCGCGGCACCGGCCGGGAGGTGAAGCCCAACGGCAACGACGCCTGCCTGTCCGCCGCCATCGCGGCGATGAAGGACCTGCCGGACGGCGGCTTCGTCTTCGCCAACCTGGTCGATTTCGACAGCGAGTTCGGCCATCGCCGCGACATTCCCGGCTATGCTGCCGCCCTGGAGGCCTTCGACCGGCGCATCCCGGAGATCGAGGCGGCTCTGAAGGACGGCGACCTCGTCATCATCACGGCCGATCACGGCAACGATCCCTCCTGGCCGGGCTCCGACCATACCCGCGAGCACGTGCCGATCCTGAGCTTCGGGCAGGGCGTGACGCAGGGACCGATCGGCCGGCGCGAGAGCTTTGCCGATATTGGCGCAACTGTGTTGCATCATCTCCGCCTTGGCGTTAACAATAGTGGGAGATCCTGGCTAACTCAGTGA
- a CDS encoding URC4/urg3 family protein, protein MTDLPDLSSETKAARSLLTAAAVRERSHQLLQAGLEGRLDHFTVDLGRLEPCAEEVVTTIRKAYPSLDIPFHARWRHFAAGGHERWDAVMHGAPWETAADMARSAFDLAIVSVLLDAGAGAQWRYEEGRTGETYIRSEGLAVASFDMFVSGAFSSRPEDPFRVDADVLMTLTPEDLASGFQVSGGNPLVGLEGRAALLNRLGRVVATNPDIFGQVDDPRPGGLFDVIAATSEDDEIKATSILEALLTHLGAIWPGRITLGGVDLGDTWRHPLVEASDVTKGLIPFHKLSQWLSYSLIEPLEWAGFTVIDVDGLTGLPEYRNGGLFLDTGVIALKDPADAARAHAVDSRLVVEWRALTVALLDRIAEPIRAKLGFAAGDFPLAKVLEGGTWATGRRLAKERRGDGSPPLSVISDGTVF, encoded by the coding sequence GTGACGGACCTGCCTGACCTGTCTTCAGAGACCAAAGCCGCCCGAAGCCTCTTGACCGCGGCAGCGGTGCGCGAACGCTCGCACCAGCTCCTGCAAGCGGGACTTGAAGGCCGTCTCGATCATTTCACAGTCGATCTCGGCCGGCTCGAGCCCTGCGCCGAGGAGGTCGTGACGACGATCCGCAAGGCCTATCCGTCCCTCGACATTCCCTTCCATGCCCGTTGGCGCCACTTCGCCGCCGGCGGCCATGAGCGGTGGGATGCGGTGATGCACGGCGCCCCCTGGGAAACCGCTGCCGACATGGCCCGCTCGGCCTTCGATCTCGCCATCGTGTCCGTCCTGCTCGATGCGGGCGCGGGCGCGCAATGGCGCTACGAGGAGGGCCGCACGGGCGAGACGTATATCCGGTCCGAAGGTCTGGCGGTGGCGAGCTTCGACATGTTCGTGAGCGGCGCCTTTTCCAGCAGGCCGGAAGACCCGTTCCGCGTGGACGCGGATGTGCTGATGACCCTCACGCCCGAGGACTTGGCATCCGGCTTCCAGGTCTCGGGCGGCAATCCGCTCGTGGGTCTCGAAGGCCGCGCCGCTCTGCTCAACCGCCTGGGCCGCGTCGTCGCGACGAACCCGGACATCTTCGGCCAGGTCGACGATCCGAGGCCCGGCGGGCTGTTCGATGTCATCGCGGCAACCTCCGAGGACGACGAGATCAAGGCGACATCCATTCTCGAGGCGCTGCTCACCCACCTTGGTGCCATATGGCCGGGCCGCATCACCCTGGGCGGGGTTGACCTCGGCGATACCTGGCGCCATCCCCTGGTGGAAGCGTCGGATGTCACGAAGGGATTGATCCCCTTCCACAAATTGTCCCAGTGGCTGTCCTATTCGCTGATCGAGCCGCTCGAATGGGCCGGATTCACCGTCATCGATGTTGATGGCCTCACAGGCCTGCCCGAATACCGCAACGGTGGCCTTTTTCTCGACACGGGCGTGATCGCCCTCAAAGACCCGGCCGACGCCGCCCGCGCTCACGCGGTGGATTCCCGGCTTGTGGTGGAATGGCGGGCCTTGACCGTGGCTCTTCTCGACCGCATTGCCGAACCGATCCGGGCGAAACTAGGATTCGCGGCAGGCGACTTTCCCCTGGCCAAGGTGCTGGAAGGCGGCACCTGGGCGACGGGGCGAAGACTGGCGAAGGAGAGGCGCGGCGACGGCTCGCCCCCTCTCAGCGTGATCAGTGACGGGACAGTGTTTTAG